From a single Paenibacillus sp. FSL W8-0426 genomic region:
- the aroA gene encoding 3-phosphoshikimate 1-carboxyvinyltransferase translates to MDVIVKPTPTLKGDIGALSSKNYTTRYLLAAALAEGTSTIHFPAHSEDSDAMRRCIRDLGAVLEEDDSKIVIQGFGKHPRDVRELNVGNAGAVLRFLMGVAALCPEVTFVNTYPESLGKRPHDDLIDALGQMGVEVQHEQGRLPITIKGGHAKGGHIRVSGSVSSQYLSALLFVTPLLAEDSTIEVLNDLKSKVVIGQTLEVLEQAGIVIHASDDYMSFRVPGGQSYQPQTYTVQGDYPGSAAVLAAAAVTQSDVKIQRLMEQSKQGERAIVDVLRMMEVPLTHENHVVHVQGNGKLKAVEFDGDAATDAVLAMVAAAVFAEGTSRFYNVENLRYKECDRITDYLNELRKAGANVEERQAEIIVHGRPEGVEGGVEINAHFDHRVIMALTVVGLRAKQPIRIRDAHHVAKSYPQYFDHLRALGASVEWVEG, encoded by the coding sequence ATGGACGTTATCGTTAAACCGACACCTACCCTGAAAGGGGACATCGGAGCTTTATCTTCGAAAAACTACACGACGCGTTACTTGCTTGCCGCAGCACTGGCAGAAGGCACAAGCACCATTCATTTCCCTGCCCACAGCGAGGACAGCGATGCGATGCGCAGATGCATTCGCGACCTTGGCGCCGTGCTGGAGGAAGACGACAGCAAAATCGTAATCCAAGGTTTTGGCAAACACCCGCGCGACGTGCGCGAACTCAACGTGGGGAACGCGGGAGCCGTATTGCGCTTTCTGATGGGGGTAGCCGCGCTTTGCCCTGAGGTGACGTTCGTGAACACGTATCCGGAATCACTCGGCAAACGCCCGCATGACGACCTGATCGATGCGCTCGGCCAAATGGGAGTCGAAGTTCAGCACGAGCAAGGACGCCTGCCGATCACGATCAAGGGGGGACATGCGAAAGGCGGTCATATCCGCGTATCCGGTTCCGTCAGCTCCCAATATTTGAGCGCACTGCTTTTCGTAACGCCGCTTCTGGCGGAAGACAGCACGATCGAAGTGCTGAACGACTTGAAATCCAAGGTTGTCATCGGGCAAACGCTCGAAGTGCTTGAGCAGGCGGGGATCGTCATCCACGCGAGCGATGACTACATGTCTTTCCGGGTGCCGGGCGGCCAGTCCTATCAACCGCAAACGTATACCGTTCAGGGGGATTATCCCGGGTCTGCAGCTGTGCTCGCCGCAGCGGCAGTTACGCAATCGGACGTGAAGATCCAGCGTTTGATGGAACAAAGCAAACAGGGAGAGCGCGCCATCGTGGACGTACTGCGCATGATGGAAGTGCCGCTGACGCATGAGAACCATGTCGTTCACGTACAGGGCAACGGCAAGTTGAAGGCCGTGGAATTCGATGGCGATGCGGCAACGGATGCCGTGCTTGCGATGGTCGCGGCGGCCGTATTTGCGGAAGGCACCTCCCGGTTTTATAATGTAGAGAACCTGCGTTACAAGGAATGCGACCGAATTACGGATTATCTGAACGAACTGCGCAAGGCTGGTGCCAATGTGGAGGAACGCCAAGCCGAGATTATCGTGCATGGACGTCCTGAAGGCGTGGAGGGCGGCGTGGAGATCAATGCCCACTTCGACCATCGCGTAATTATGGCACTGACGGTGGTAGGCCTGCGTGCCAAACAGCCGATTCGTATTCGGGACGCACATCATGTAGCCAAGTCTTATCCTCAATACTTCGACCATCTGCGGGCGCTTGGAGCCTCGGTGGAATGGGTAGAAGGATAA
- a CDS encoding rhodanese-like domain-containing protein has protein sequence MTQIAEILPSELRSRLQAGEKLQMIDVREDEEVALGMIEGAKHIPLGQIPDRLSEIEKTGEIVLICRSGYRSERACEYLQQLGYEGCTNMVGGMLQWQQEE, from the coding sequence ATGACACAAATCGCTGAAATTCTGCCTTCCGAACTGCGCAGCCGCCTGCAAGCCGGCGAGAAGCTGCAGATGATCGACGTCCGCGAGGACGAAGAAGTCGCCCTGGGCATGATCGAAGGCGCCAAACATATTCCGCTCGGACAAATTCCGGACAGATTGTCCGAAATCGAGAAGACGGGCGAAATCGTCTTGATCTGCCGCAGCGGCTATCGCAGCGAGCGTGCCTGCGAATACTTGCAGCAGCTTGGCTACGAAGGATGCACCAACATGGTTGGCGGCATGCTGCAGTGGCAGCAGGAAGAATAG
- the ptsP gene encoding phosphoenolpyruvate--protein phosphotransferase, translating into MKIEGINGAAGIAIGKAFVLPSWEWDLPDQKMDSVDLAQEFERLYEGIRTSKDEIENIKNEFKEVVGPEESSIFDAHLAILEDPVFMNEIRGIIERQYKAAEVAVKEAIDHFVTMFDLLDDEYMKERAIDIKDVGNRLLKHLLGAPEITLPSDTQPYILVAKELSPSQLAHLNPTYVLGIVTLIGGKTSHSAIMARALGIPLVSGLEANLGMPVETGDLLIVDGDNGLVFTEPDRKTVERYTVLRAQQQKKKEQLQVLATVDAVTKDGETLHLASNISSVKELELALKHGAKGVGLFRTEFLYMDRATFPGEQEQYEVYRLVAEKTAGQSVVIRTLDIGGDKQLDYFELPEEDNPFLGYRAIRISLDRRDLFKTQLTAILRASAAGNVKVMYPMISSVEELRQANAILREAMHDLDERGLPYDPHIQVGIMIEVPAAVMIADLLAEEADFFSIGTNDLVQYVLAVDRMNEQIAHMYHPYHPAVLRMLRTTAEAAHRAGIGISVCGEMAGDERSIPLWLELGIFNLSMSPQSLLRVKHRALNTTASTAKETARACFGLRTSEEIEERLQAFNNANCSPDEQNDSNAS; encoded by the coding sequence ATGAAGATAGAAGGCATCAATGGCGCTGCAGGGATAGCGATCGGCAAAGCATTTGTCCTGCCCAGCTGGGAGTGGGACCTGCCGGATCAGAAGATGGACTCGGTAGACCTTGCCCAGGAATTCGAACGACTGTATGAGGGAATACGGACATCGAAGGACGAGATCGAAAACATCAAAAACGAGTTCAAGGAAGTAGTCGGTCCGGAGGAATCGAGCATCTTCGATGCCCATTTGGCCATCCTTGAAGACCCGGTGTTCATGAACGAAATCCGCGGGATCATCGAACGTCAGTACAAGGCGGCCGAAGTGGCGGTCAAAGAAGCGATCGACCATTTCGTCACCATGTTCGATCTGTTGGATGACGAATACATGAAGGAACGGGCCATCGATATCAAGGACGTCGGCAATCGGCTCCTGAAGCATCTGCTGGGAGCGCCCGAAATTACGCTTCCTTCGGATACCCAGCCGTACATTTTGGTGGCGAAGGAGCTGTCGCCTTCCCAATTGGCGCATCTGAATCCAACCTACGTGCTGGGCATCGTGACCTTGATTGGCGGCAAAACGTCTCACTCGGCCATCATGGCCCGCGCACTGGGCATACCGCTCGTTTCCGGACTGGAAGCGAACCTTGGCATGCCGGTGGAGACCGGAGACCTGCTGATTGTCGATGGCGATAACGGCTTGGTGTTTACGGAGCCTGACCGCAAAACGGTGGAAAGGTATACGGTGCTCCGCGCCCAGCAGCAAAAGAAAAAAGAGCAATTGCAAGTGCTTGCCACGGTGGACGCCGTTACGAAGGACGGAGAAACGCTGCACCTGGCATCCAATATCAGCTCCGTGAAAGAACTGGAGCTTGCGCTGAAGCACGGAGCCAAGGGGGTCGGACTGTTTCGGACCGAGTTTCTGTACATGGACCGGGCGACGTTCCCTGGCGAGCAGGAGCAATATGAGGTGTATCGGCTTGTTGCGGAAAAAACCGCAGGCCAATCTGTCGTCATCCGAACGCTGGACATCGGCGGAGACAAGCAGTTGGACTATTTTGAATTGCCTGAAGAAGATAATCCATTCCTCGGATATCGTGCCATTCGCATAAGCCTGGACCGTAGAGACCTGTTCAAAACGCAGCTTACGGCCATTTTGCGTGCCAGCGCTGCCGGCAACGTCAAGGTCATGTATCCGATGATCTCTTCCGTGGAAGAACTCAGACAAGCCAATGCGATTTTGCGCGAAGCGATGCATGATCTGGATGAGCGCGGATTGCCTTACGATCCGCATATTCAGGTCGGCATCATGATCGAGGTGCCGGCCGCCGTCATGATTGCCGACTTGCTGGCAGAGGAAGCGGACTTTTTCAGCATCGGCACGAACGACCTGGTACAGTATGTCCTCGCCGTTGACCGCATGAACGAACAGATTGCCCACATGTACCATCCGTATCATCCTGCGGTGCTGCGGATGCTGCGCACAACGGCGGAAGCGGCGCACCGTGCGGGAATCGGAATCAGCGTCTGCGGCGAAATGGCGGGAGACGAGCGGTCCATACCGCTCTGGCTGGAGCTTGGCATTTTCAATTTGAGCATGTCGCCCCAGTCTCTCCTGCGGGTCAAACACCGGGCCCTGAACACGACGGCTAGCACAGCGAAAGAAACGGCGAGAGCATGTTTCGGCCTTCGCACTAGCGAAGAGATCGAGGAGAGGCTGCAAGCCTTCAATAACGCCAATTGCAGCCCTGACGAACAAAACGATTCGAATGCATCGTAA
- the ccpA gene encoding catabolite control protein A — translation MTVTIYDVAREAGVSMATVSRVVNNNPNVKPQTRKKVYEAIERLGYRPNAVARGLASKKTTTVGVVIPDISNSIFAEIARGIEDIANMYHYNIILCNADKKKEKEIRVINTLLEKQVDGLLFMGGTVTDEHIQAFQSAAVPIVLCATSDEKGAYPSVDIDHEAAAFDAVNTLIRHGHKEIAMISGTLQDPANGYARFQGYKKALEAAGMEYQEDLVRIGNYRYESGVEAMKYFLGLKKRPTAIFAATDEMAIGAIHSIQDEGLKVPDDFSIISVDNIRMASMVRPQLTTVAQPMYDLGAVAMRLLTKLMKKENVENPRVILPHETILRLSVSHAG, via the coding sequence GTGACGGTAACCATTTATGATGTAGCACGTGAAGCTGGCGTATCCATGGCGACAGTATCACGGGTTGTCAACAATAACCCTAATGTTAAACCTCAAACCCGCAAAAAAGTCTATGAAGCAATCGAACGCCTGGGATATCGTCCTAATGCTGTAGCCAGAGGTCTGGCGAGCAAAAAGACAACAACCGTCGGCGTTGTGATCCCTGATATTTCCAACTCCATCTTTGCCGAGATTGCCCGCGGTATCGAGGATATCGCGAATATGTATCACTACAATATCATTTTGTGTAATGCGGACAAAAAGAAGGAAAAGGAAATTCGCGTTATCAACACGCTGCTTGAGAAACAGGTGGACGGTCTGCTCTTTATGGGCGGAACCGTGACGGACGAGCATATCCAGGCGTTCCAGTCTGCCGCCGTGCCGATCGTGCTTTGCGCCACAAGCGACGAGAAGGGGGCATATCCTTCCGTGGACATCGACCATGAGGCGGCTGCATTCGATGCGGTGAATACGCTGATTCGCCATGGTCACAAGGAAATTGCCATGATCAGCGGCACACTGCAAGACCCGGCCAACGGTTATGCCCGTTTCCAAGGCTACAAGAAGGCGCTTGAAGCTGCAGGTATGGAGTACCAGGAGGATCTGGTACGTATCGGAAATTACCGCTATGAGTCCGGCGTGGAAGCCATGAAGTACTTCCTGGGCTTGAAGAAGAGACCAACTGCGATCTTTGCCGCGACGGATGAAATGGCGATTGGTGCCATCCACAGCATTCAGGATGAAGGCTTGAAAGTACCGGATGATTTCTCGATCATTAGCGTGGACAACATCCGTATGGCCTCCATGGTTCGTCCTCAGCTGACAACGGTGGCCCAACCGATGTACGACCTGGGTGCCGTGGCGATGCGTCTTTTGACCAAGCTGATGAAGAAGGAAAACGTAGAAAATCCACGCGTGATTTTGCCGCATGAAACGATTTTGCGTTTGTCTGTCAGCCACGCTGGCTAA
- a CDS encoding GNAT family N-acetyltransferase — translation MEHLKEYHMRSIFKSGFHITVEGPLPPDRIAALSFHPDLDAFRRPAEQQEALIEIAGLPEGRIIIARERETIVGYITFHYADECERWSEGSMADLIELGAIEVADRYRSLGIGKEMLLTAFAGGQMERYIVFTTEYYWHWDLKGSGLSVWDYRKMMERLMQTVDMTWYATDDPEICSHPANCLMVRIGNKVPLESEQQFDRVRFRHRFMY, via the coding sequence ATGGAGCATTTGAAAGAATACCACATGCGTTCCATCTTCAAGTCCGGTTTCCATATTACCGTGGAAGGCCCTTTGCCTCCTGACAGGATCGCAGCGTTGTCTTTTCATCCGGATCTGGATGCGTTCCGGCGCCCTGCCGAGCAGCAGGAAGCGTTGATCGAGATTGCAGGTTTGCCCGAAGGGCGCATCATCATCGCTCGTGAACGCGAAACGATCGTGGGTTATATTACGTTTCACTACGCCGATGAGTGTGAGCGTTGGTCTGAAGGCAGCATGGCCGATCTGATTGAATTGGGAGCTATTGAGGTAGCGGATCGGTACCGCTCGCTGGGCATCGGGAAAGAAATGCTGCTTACGGCTTTTGCGGGCGGCCAGATGGAAAGATACATCGTGTTTACGACTGAATATTACTGGCATTGGGATTTGAAAGGCAGCGGTCTGTCCGTGTGGGATTATCGGAAAATGATGGAGCGTTTGATGCAGACCGTCGACATGACCTGGTACGCTACCGACGATCCCGAAATATGTTCGCATCCGGCCAATTGCCTGATGGTGCGTATCGGAAATAAGGTGCCTCTCGAATCCGAGCAGCAGTTCGATCGCGTTCGTTTCCGCCACCGGTTTATGTATTGA
- a CDS encoding 5'-methylthioadenosine/adenosylhomocysteine nucleosidase — protein sequence MRETIGIIGAMNEEVELLLAGMKRSETVKQTGLTYVAGEWLGKQIVVCKSGVGKVNAAVTTQILIDRFQVDKIIFTGVAGAVHPELNIGDIVISSVCVQHDMDVTALGFERGVIPYQETSAFPADETLIALAEQACLAQGAHYRIGKVLSGDQFIASKETVGRLYAEMDGACAEMEGAAVAQVCFMNRVPFVVLRGMSDKADGSAHVNFAEFTVHSSQRSHRIVEHMLTNM from the coding sequence ATGCGCGAAACCATCGGAATAATCGGTGCGATGAATGAAGAAGTGGAGCTTTTGCTGGCAGGCATGAAACGATCGGAGACCGTCAAGCAGACCGGGCTTACGTATGTCGCAGGCGAGTGGCTGGGGAAACAGATTGTAGTGTGCAAGTCAGGCGTAGGCAAGGTCAATGCCGCCGTGACCACGCAAATTTTGATTGACCGGTTCCAGGTGGACAAAATTATATTTACGGGTGTGGCCGGAGCGGTGCATCCCGAGTTGAATATCGGCGATATCGTCATTTCTTCCGTATGCGTCCAGCATGACATGGATGTAACCGCGCTTGGGTTCGAACGCGGCGTCATCCCTTATCAGGAGACGTCGGCTTTTCCGGCCGATGAGACATTGATTGCGCTGGCGGAACAGGCATGCCTTGCACAAGGGGCACATTATCGGATCGGCAAAGTGTTGTCAGGCGACCAATTCATCGCCAGCAAGGAGACGGTAGGCAGGTTATATGCCGAAATGGATGGCGCCTGTGCCGAGATGGAAGGGGCTGCGGTTGCTCAGGTGTGTTTCATGAATCGTGTGCCGTTTGTGGTGCTGCGCGGCATGTCCGATAAGGCTGACGGTTCGGCCCATGTCAATTTTGCGGAGTTTACCGTACATTCGTCTCAACGTTCTCATCGTATTGTGGAACACATGCTCACCAATATGTAA
- the acsA gene encoding acetate--CoA ligase, protein MSQAHGEMLQTVVSESNLGDYEEARSRFDWESVEKHFTWYTSGKVNIAHEAVDRHVLEGRGGRTALLYSDATREEAYTFADLSEQSNRFGNVLRKYGIAKGDRVFIFMPRSPELYFSLLGILKAGAVVGPLFEAFMETAVKDRLEDSGAVAIVTTPELLGRIKRSELPELKYVFVVGGGAQTEEGLVDYDAEMSSASDEMEVEWLTREDGLLIHYTSGSTGKPKGVYHVQNAMIQHYYTGKVVLDLRDDDVYWCTADPGWVTGTSYGIFAPWLNGVTNVIRGGRFSPQDWYSTIEKRKVSVWYSAPTAFRMLMGAGEDEIKRHDLSSLRHVLSVGEPLNPEVVRWGWNVYGQRIHDTWWMTETGAQLICNYPGMPIKPGSMGRPLPGVEAAIINDQGEVLPPYSMGNLAIRTPWPSMMAKIWNNPAKYEEYFRLPGWYVSGDSAYMDEDGYFWFQGRIDDVINSSGERIGPFEVESKLVEHPAVAEAGVIGKPDVMRGEIIKAFVALREGYEATPELKEEIYRFVKEGLSAHAAPREIEFKDKLPKTRSGKIMRRVLKAWELDLPAGDLSTIED, encoded by the coding sequence ATGAGTCAAGCACATGGTGAGATGCTGCAAACGGTTGTGTCCGAATCCAATCTGGGTGATTACGAGGAAGCTCGAAGCCGCTTCGATTGGGAATCGGTTGAGAAACATTTTACGTGGTATACCAGCGGAAAAGTAAACATTGCGCATGAGGCGGTCGACCGTCACGTGCTCGAAGGCAGAGGCGGCAGAACCGCATTGTTGTACAGCGATGCCACAAGAGAAGAGGCATACACGTTTGCCGATCTAAGCGAGCAATCGAACCGCTTCGGGAACGTTCTGCGAAAATACGGCATTGCCAAGGGAGACAGGGTTTTTATATTCATGCCCCGCAGTCCTGAACTCTACTTCAGCCTGCTCGGCATTCTGAAGGCAGGCGCCGTAGTGGGCCCGCTGTTTGAAGCGTTCATGGAGACGGCGGTCAAGGATCGCCTTGAAGACAGCGGCGCGGTTGCGATTGTGACGACGCCGGAGCTGCTCGGTCGGATCAAACGTTCCGAATTGCCTGAGCTTAAGTATGTATTCGTTGTTGGCGGCGGAGCGCAGACCGAAGAAGGCCTCGTTGATTATGATGCCGAGATGTCGTCCGCTTCGGACGAGATGGAAGTGGAATGGCTGACTCGCGAGGACGGGCTATTGATTCACTATACCTCAGGTTCCACCGGTAAACCCAAAGGGGTCTATCACGTTCAAAATGCCATGATTCAGCATTATTATACCGGTAAAGTGGTATTGGACCTGCGCGACGACGATGTGTACTGGTGCACGGCTGATCCGGGGTGGGTCACAGGCACTTCTTATGGTATCTTCGCTCCGTGGCTGAACGGGGTAACCAATGTCATTCGCGGGGGCCGTTTCAGTCCGCAGGATTGGTACAGCACCATTGAGAAACGCAAAGTAAGCGTATGGTACAGTGCGCCGACTGCATTCCGTATGCTGATGGGAGCGGGAGAGGACGAAATAAAGCGGCATGATCTCAGCAGCCTGCGTCATGTGCTGTCCGTAGGAGAACCGCTTAACCCTGAAGTGGTTCGTTGGGGATGGAACGTGTACGGGCAGCGTATCCATGATACGTGGTGGATGACGGAAACCGGTGCACAGCTGATCTGCAACTATCCGGGCATGCCGATCAAACCGGGATCCATGGGACGGCCTTTGCCAGGGGTAGAGGCGGCGATCATCAACGATCAAGGCGAGGTACTCCCTCCGTATAGCATGGGGAATTTGGCCATCCGCACCCCTTGGCCATCCATGATGGCGAAGATATGGAACAATCCTGCCAAATACGAGGAATATTTCCGTTTGCCTGGATGGTATGTCTCAGGGGACTCCGCGTATATGGATGAAGACGGGTACTTCTGGTTTCAGGGGCGGATTGACGACGTCATTAATTCCTCGGGAGAGCGCATCGGTCCCTTCGAGGTCGAGAGCAAGCTGGTGGAGCATCCGGCTGTTGCCGAGGCGGGGGTTATTGGCAAACCCGACGTCATGCGAGGGGAGATCATTAAAGCTTTTGTGGCATTGCGTGAAGGCTATGAAGCTACTCCTGAGCTTAAAGAGGAGATTTACCGCTTTGTGAAAGAAGGGTTATCCGCCCACGCTGCTCCACGCGAAATTGAGTTCAAGGATAAACTGCCGAAGACCCGTTCCGGCAAAATCATGCGGCGTGTGTTGAAGGCGTGGGAGCTGGATCTTCCGGCTGGCGATCTATCCACGATTGAGGATTAG
- a CDS encoding type 1 glutamine amidotransferase domain-containing protein, translating into MRLTGKKVIALVDEEFEDLELWYPVHRVREEGAEVHLAGEKKGKTYIGKYGVPAEAEYSFDELESSQYDGILVPGGWAPDKLRRYPKVLELVREMHADRKPIGQICHAGWVLISAKILEGVTVTSTPGIRDDMENAGAIWKDEAVVVDGHIISARRPPDLPPYGKAFCDALANNQ; encoded by the coding sequence ATGAGATTAACCGGTAAGAAAGTTATCGCCCTTGTCGATGAAGAATTCGAGGATTTGGAGCTATGGTACCCGGTCCATCGGGTTCGTGAGGAAGGTGCGGAAGTGCATCTGGCCGGCGAAAAAAAAGGAAAAACCTACATTGGAAAATACGGCGTTCCAGCCGAGGCCGAATACAGCTTCGACGAACTGGAAAGCTCGCAATATGACGGCATTCTCGTTCCAGGGGGATGGGCGCCGGACAAGCTGCGCCGATATCCGAAGGTGCTTGAGCTGGTCCGCGAAATGCATGCCGACCGCAAACCCATCGGTCAAATCTGCCATGCGGGCTGGGTACTGATCTCAGCCAAAATTTTGGAAGGCGTTACGGTAACCTCTACGCCAGGTATTCGGGACGACATGGAAAATGCCGGAGCGATCTGGAAGGATGAGGCGGTAGTCGTAGATGGCCATATCATCTCGGCCCGCCGTCCTCCCGACCTGCCTCCCTATGGCAAAGCGTTCTGCGATGCGCTCGCGAATAACCAATAA
- a CDS encoding glucose PTS transporter subunit IIA — MNWLGSLQQLGRAVMLPTMVLPAAAILLSVGSLPWDAWGLNVVGEISTVAGRGIFYFLPYMFAVGVALGLSNQAGQAGLAALAGIVIYDQVIRHFGDGTVQPASLIGIILGALAGVTHNRFKSIKLPEILQFFGGSRFVLLIVGLCSALFSCFMLWIAPILQNGLNVIASWEYSLGGFGLFIYGVLYRVLVAFGLHHLLNNVFWFQLGTYQTPDGHIVQGDLPRFFAGDPTAGYFMAGLFPIMMFAIPAIAFAIIQEAREDLKPKIKKTFLTSALVCFLTGVSEQIEFAFLFAAPYLFIVHAVMSGIAMWMGYWLDIRHGFSYSAGIIDYIINFHLSENAWKLIPLGILYGLVYYFLFRWAIRTFKIPTPGREEGSVLEDWVGNIPYQAPLVLEALGGKENIVQVEACITRLRLTVHNDRLIDTGAMKSLGSAGLIKLGGGNVQVVFGTYSELIREEIAKLLERDLQQVLFCAPVQGKMLPIEEVPDQIFAAKLVGDGVAFVPEKGELVSPVYGTIMHLYPTMHALGISTREGLEVLLHIGIDTSQLKGCFEALVQEGDTVEPGQLLIRFDLAKLRTEAASLTTPMVITNPDRVKSWSFAPFKHVKKGQASVMSVVLYDRNVGGVE; from the coding sequence ATGAATTGGCTCGGGTCCTTGCAGCAGCTCGGAAGGGCAGTCATGCTGCCCACAATGGTTTTGCCCGCCGCAGCGATTCTGCTCAGCGTTGGCAGTTTGCCCTGGGATGCCTGGGGACTGAACGTTGTTGGCGAGATTTCTACCGTGGCTGGACGCGGTATTTTTTATTTTTTGCCCTACATGTTTGCCGTCGGCGTAGCGCTTGGCCTCTCCAATCAAGCCGGACAGGCGGGGCTTGCCGCGCTTGCGGGCATCGTGATTTACGATCAGGTCATTCGTCATTTCGGGGACGGGACGGTTCAGCCTGCTTCATTAATCGGAATCATCCTTGGCGCGCTCGCCGGGGTTACGCATAATCGGTTTAAAAGCATTAAACTGCCCGAGATTTTGCAATTTTTCGGCGGTTCCAGGTTTGTTTTGCTGATCGTGGGGCTGTGCTCGGCCTTGTTTTCCTGTTTTATGCTGTGGATTGCTCCCATTCTTCAAAACGGGCTTAATGTGATCGCTTCGTGGGAGTACAGTCTGGGCGGGTTCGGGCTGTTCATTTACGGGGTGCTCTACAGGGTGCTCGTGGCGTTTGGGCTGCACCATCTGCTCAATAACGTGTTCTGGTTCCAGCTCGGCACCTATCAGACACCTGATGGCCATATCGTTCAGGGGGATTTGCCGCGTTTTTTTGCGGGTGATCCGACCGCCGGATATTTCATGGCAGGACTGTTTCCGATCATGATGTTTGCGATTCCCGCGATCGCGTTTGCCATCATTCAGGAAGCAAGGGAAGATCTCAAGCCCAAGATCAAAAAGACGTTTTTGACGTCTGCGTTAGTGTGTTTCCTGACAGGGGTATCGGAGCAGATCGAGTTTGCATTTCTGTTTGCGGCACCTTATCTGTTTATTGTGCATGCCGTAATGTCGGGAATCGCCATGTGGATGGGATACTGGCTGGACATACGCCACGGGTTTTCTTATTCGGCAGGTATCATCGATTACATCATCAATTTCCATCTGTCCGAAAATGCCTGGAAGCTGATTCCGCTCGGCATTCTTTACGGATTGGTGTATTACTTCCTGTTTCGCTGGGCTATTCGCACGTTCAAAATTCCAACGCCCGGCCGCGAGGAAGGCTCCGTGCTGGAAGATTGGGTGGGCAACATTCCTTACCAGGCTCCCCTTGTGCTGGAAGCATTGGGAGGCAAGGAGAACATCGTGCAGGTGGAGGCATGCATCACCCGGTTGAGGCTGACGGTTCACAATGACAGGCTTATCGATACGGGAGCGATGAAGAGTTTGGGCTCCGCGGGCCTGATCAAGCTGGGCGGCGGCAATGTGCAAGTGGTGTTTGGTACATATTCGGAGCTGATCCGGGAAGAGATCGCAAAGCTGCTTGAGCGGGATTTGCAGCAGGTGCTGTTCTGCGCCCCGGTTCAAGGCAAAATGCTGCCGATCGAAGAAGTGCCGGATCAGATCTTTGCGGCCAAACTGGTGGGTGACGGCGTTGCATTTGTACCTGAAAAAGGGGAATTGGTTTCCCCCGTGTACGGGACGATCATGCATCTCTATCCGACCATGCACGCACTCGGCATTTCGACCCGGGAAGGTTTGGAAGTATTGCTGCATATCGGCATCGACACTTCGCAATTGAAAGGCTGTTTTGAAGCGCTTGTGCAGGAAGGGGACACGGTGGAGCCGGGGCAGCTGCTCATCCGCTTCGATCTCGCGAAGCTGCGGACCGAAGCGGCGTCCTTAACGACACCGATGGTGATCACCAATCCGGATCGCGTCAAGTCCTGGAGCTTTGCTCCGTTCAAGCATGTCAAGAAAGGTCAGGCATCCGTTATGTCCGTGGTGCTCTATGACAGGAACGTTGGAGGGGTAGAATGA
- the ytxJ gene encoding bacillithiol system redox-active protein YtxJ, producing MAYMTKMTSVEQLNSALGATNNQPLLLFKHSTRCPISSRAYQEMDHYLQNQPNENVDYGIVYVVEDRPVSNETEAILGVKHESPQAILVQNGKAVWHTSHSNITSTALTSVLNGY from the coding sequence ATGGCTTACATGACCAAAATGACAAGTGTTGAACAGCTTAACTCCGCACTGGGAGCTACGAATAATCAACCATTGCTTCTGTTTAAGCATAGTACTCGGTGCCCAATCAGTTCAAGAGCTTATCAGGAGATGGACCATTATCTGCAGAACCAGCCGAACGAAAATGTGGACTATGGCATCGTCTATGTTGTGGAAGATCGCCCTGTTTCCAATGAAACGGAGGCAATACTCGGGGTTAAACATGAGTCGCCGCAGGCCATTCTTGTGCAGAATGGGAAAGCGGTATGGCATACCTCCCATTCAAACATTACTTCGACTGCGCTTACAAGTGTATTAAACGGCTATTGA
- a CDS encoding CoA-binding protein, producing MEFNNPTREEIGHILRNAGNIAIVGLSDKPDRTSYLVAEALQSRGYRIIPVNPQASGGEILGEKVYASLADIPEPVDIVDVFRRAEFCADVAREAAAIHANVLWLQLGIHSDEAVQIAADNGMTAVTNRCIKVEDYALRSAGRG from the coding sequence ATGGAATTCAACAACCCTACACGTGAAGAGATCGGACACATTTTGCGCAATGCAGGCAACATCGCGATTGTCGGTCTGTCGGACAAACCGGACCGGACTTCCTACTTGGTTGCGGAAGCACTGCAGAGCAGAGGTTACCGGATCATTCCGGTCAATCCGCAGGCAAGTGGTGGCGAGATTCTTGGTGAAAAGGTGTATGCCTCTCTGGCGGATATTCCGGAGCCCGTTGACATCGTGGACGTTTTCCGCCGCGCCGAGTTTTGCGCCGACGTTGCCCGCGAAGCAGCTGCCATCCATGCCAATGTGCTTTGGCTGCAGCTCGGAATCCATAGTGACGAAGCCGTGCAGATTGCAGCCGACAACGGCATGACGGCTGTTACGAATCGTTGCATCAAAGTGGAAGATTACGCACTGCGCAGCGCCGGAAGAGGTTAA